The nucleotide window CGCCGCGTCGATGGGCGAGGGCCAGGAACCGTAGGCCAGCGTCTGCACTGTGTCCCCCATCTTCATCCCCTAGGCCGTGCGCAGGAAGCGGTCGAGTACCCGGACGCCGAAGTGCAGTGCCTCCACGGGCACCCGCTCGTCGACGCCGTGGAAGAGTGCCTGGTAGTCGAAGCCCGGCGGGAGCTTCAGCGGTGCGAACCCGTAGCCCGTGATCCCCAGGCGCGAGAACTGCTTGGCGTCCGTGCCGCCCGACATGCAGTACGGCACGACGTTCCCCTCGGGCGCGAACTCCTCCACGGCGGCCCGCATCCGGGCGTACGTCGTCGAGTCCAGCGGCGCCTGCAGGGCGACCTCGCGGTGGACGAACTCCCAGTCCACGTCCGGCCCGGTCAGCTCGTCGAGGGTGGCCCGGAACTCGTCCTCGGTACCGGCCAGGAAGCGTCCGTCGACCTGCGCGACGGCCTCCCCGGGGATCACGTTGACCTTGTACCCGGCGTCCAGCATGGTCGGGTTGGCGCTGTTGCGGACCGTGGCCTCGACGAGGGAGGCGGCGGGCCCGAGCCCGCGCAGCAGCCCGTCGACGCCGTCGGGGGTGTCGAGGTCGGCCTCGACGCCGTACAGCGCGGCGAGTTCGGTGAGCGCGGCGCGGACCGTCGGGGTGAGCCGGACGGGCCACTCGTGGGCGCCGATGCGTGCGACCGCGGCGGCGAGGCGGGTCACCGCGTTGGACCGGTTCACCTTGGAGCCGTGGCCGGCCCGGCCCCGGGCGGTCAGCTTCAGCCAGCCGGTGCCGCGTTCGCCGGCCGCGAGCGGGTACAGCTGGCGGCCCGCGCCGTCGTGGAAGGTGAACGCCCCGGACTCGCTGATGCCCTCGGTACAGCCCTCGAAGAGCCCCGGGTGCCGGTCCGCGAGGAAGCCCGAACCGTCGGCGGCGCTCGCCTCCTCGTCCGCGGTGAACGCGATCACCAGGTCACGGCGGGGGCGTACGCCTGCGCGTGCCCACTGCCGGACGACCGCGAGGATCATCGCGTCCATGTTCTTCATGTCGACCGCGCCGCGCCCCCAGACGACCCCGTCGCGGACCTCGCCGGAGAACGGGTGGACGCTCCAGTCCTGCGCCTGCGCCGGTACGACGTCCAGGTGACCGTGGACGAGGAGCGCGTCGGCGGACGGGTCGGTGCCCTCCAGGCGCGCAACGACGTTCGTACGCCCCTCGGTGCGCTCCAGGAGGGTCGGCTCCAGCCCCGCCTCGGCGAGCCGCGCGGCCGCGTACTCGGCGGCCGGACGTTCCCGGCAGTCGCCGCCGCCCCGGTTGGTCGTGTCGATCCGGATGAGGTCGGAGGTGAACCGGACGACCTCGTCCAGGGCCCGTTCGTCGACGGACCGCTCCTCGGTCGGGCTCAGGCCGGCCGTGCTCGGGCCGGCCGCACTCATGTCAGCCATAGGTCTCCTCCACGGCAGCCGAGGCGATCGTGGTGACCGCCTTGAAGGTCCGGATGCCCTCGTACATCGTGGCGCTGGTGTACGCCACCTTCCGTTCCCCGGTGCGCCCGACGCCCGGGACGACCGTGACCGCCGCCGAGAGGTGCTCGGCGTCGAACTCCAGCTCCACGGTGTGGGGGCCCTCCCGGGCGGGCTCGTGCC belongs to Streptomyces sp. V3I8 and includes:
- a CDS encoding M20/M25/M40 family metallo-hydrolase, encoding MADMSAAGPSTAGLSPTEERSVDERALDEVVRFTSDLIRIDTTNRGGGDCRERPAAEYAAARLAEAGLEPTLLERTEGRTNVVARLEGTDPSADALLVHGHLDVVPAQAQDWSVHPFSGEVRDGVVWGRGAVDMKNMDAMILAVVRQWARAGVRPRRDLVIAFTADEEASAADGSGFLADRHPGLFEGCTEGISESGAFTFHDGAGRQLYPLAAGERGTGWLKLTARGRAGHGSKVNRSNAVTRLAAAVARIGAHEWPVRLTPTVRAALTELAALYGVEADLDTPDGVDGLLRGLGPAASLVEATVRNSANPTMLDAGYKVNVIPGEAVAQVDGRFLAGTEDEFRATLDELTGPDVDWEFVHREVALQAPLDSTTYARMRAAVEEFAPEGNVVPYCMSGGTDAKQFSRLGITGYGFAPLKLPPGFDYQALFHGVDERVPVEALHFGVRVLDRFLRTA